A region from the Melioribacter roseus P3M-2 genome encodes:
- a CDS encoding 4Fe-4S binding protein, which yields MTKGKTSYKFNIGIYSLFIKRKDCYEGKEKIIRNVEKAVQKYRFAVQVLFALLCIWIGVEFTVFVKSLEAGNPEMVSSRPAGVEGFLPISALMSVYYFFATGEIHPAHPAGFFIFLAIVGVSLVVGKSFCSWLCPIGFLSETIGDFGEKIWHKLFKKRIKLPRFIDYPLRSLKYLLLGFFVYAIFFSMTINALKAFLDGPYNLVADIKMYYFFANISRFSLTVIAVLFVLSIFIRNFWCRYLCPYGALLGLISFLSPLKIKREAKSCIDCGLCAKACPSFIKVDKVDTVRSDECSMCLSCVDACPVADTLYVQTKVTDKKISKKIVVLAVITTYIAITGIGILTGHWKNNISGKEYIILHEQIDNLGHPTSTADIEKLNKETETGVNK from the coding sequence TTGACAAAAGGAAAAACAAGCTATAAATTTAATATCGGAATTTATAGTCTGTTTATAAAACGAAAGGACTGTTATGAGGGAAAAGAAAAAATAATACGAAACGTCGAAAAGGCGGTTCAGAAATATAGATTTGCCGTTCAGGTTCTTTTTGCGCTGCTCTGCATCTGGATTGGCGTTGAATTTACTGTTTTCGTCAAATCCCTGGAAGCGGGAAATCCTGAGATGGTATCTTCGCGTCCCGCGGGAGTGGAAGGCTTTTTGCCGATAAGCGCATTGATGAGCGTTTATTATTTTTTTGCAACTGGAGAAATACATCCGGCGCACCCGGCGGGATTTTTTATTTTTCTTGCAATTGTAGGGGTTTCATTAGTTGTCGGAAAATCTTTTTGCAGCTGGCTCTGTCCCATCGGTTTTCTTTCGGAAACCATAGGAGACTTCGGCGAAAAAATCTGGCATAAATTATTCAAAAAGAGAATCAAGCTGCCGAGATTTATCGACTACCCGTTGCGTTCTCTTAAATATCTTCTGCTCGGTTTCTTTGTGTATGCCATTTTCTTTTCGATGACAATAAACGCGCTCAAGGCTTTCCTCGACGGACCATATAATCTCGTAGCCGATATTAAAATGTATTACTTTTTTGCCAATATCAGCAGATTCTCGCTAACCGTAATTGCCGTTCTTTTTGTTCTTTCGATTTTCATCAGGAATTTCTGGTGCCGGTATCTTTGTCCTTACGGAGCTTTGCTCGGGCTAATTTCGTTCTTAAGTCCTCTCAAAATAAAAAGGGAAGCCAAAAGTTGTATCGATTGCGGGCTATGCGCAAAAGCTTGTCCTTCTTTTATTAAAGTGGACAAGGTCGATACTGTCCGCTCCGACGAGTGTTCGATGTGCCTGAGCTGCGTGGACGCCTGTCCTGTAGCCGACACATTATATGTTCAAACGAAAGTAACCGACAAAAAAATTTCGAAAAAAATTGTGGTATTAGCCGTAATAACTACATATATTGCAATAACAGGAATCGGTATTCTCACAGGGCATTGGAAAAATAATATTTCCGGAAAGGAATACATTATTTTACACGAACAAATCGACAATTTAGGTCATCCGACAAGTACTGCCGACATCGAAAAATTAAACAAAGAAACAGAAACCGGAGTTAATAAATGA
- a CDS encoding RrF2 family transcriptional regulator — protein MLLNSKIRYGIKALFFLTEAGENVMFTAAEISERLNVPKEFISKIMQSLTYEGILSSKKGKGGGFFLAVNPSELSFERVFKVLGYDENISECIFDMKDACKRNTCPFCNDWKSFLLEFNETLRNYSIKGNEINK, from the coding sequence ATGCTTTTAAACAGCAAAATAAGATACGGAATCAAGGCATTGTTTTTTTTGACGGAAGCGGGCGAAAATGTAATGTTTACGGCGGCGGAAATATCGGAACGGCTTAACGTGCCGAAAGAATTCATCTCCAAAATTATGCAAAGTCTGACTTACGAAGGAATATTGAGTTCCAAAAAAGGCAAAGGAGGAGGATTTTTTCTGGCTGTAAATCCTTCGGAATTGAGTTTCGAGAGAGTATTTAAAGTTCTCGGCTACGACGAAAATATAAGCGAATGTATATTTGACATGAAAGACGCCTGTAAACGCAATACATGCCCTTTCTGCAACGATTGGAAAAGTTTTCTTCTGGAATTTAACGAAACATTGAGGAATTATTCGATTAAGGGAAACGAAATAAACAAATAA
- the ric gene encoding iron-sulfur cluster repair di-iron protein, giving the protein MKTEILDFPVGEIVKANIKAAELFEKYSIDFCCGGGKSLKEALDEKKIDRNSFLEELQNLINRKTIQEENFNDFDLDTLCDFIVDKHHGYIRSSVPEIKNLMQKVVNAHGGKYEFLEIIDNLFSELSKELNSHILKEERVLFPLIRYLVNTQRLGEKPKTRGYGTVKSPVSQMIREHDNAGIMIKNIAAATNSYSLPEDACATFSLLYEKLKEFENDLHLHIHLENNILFPKAIELENSLTN; this is encoded by the coding sequence ATGAAAACCGAAATATTGGATTTCCCGGTGGGAGAAATTGTAAAAGCCAATATTAAGGCTGCGGAGCTTTTTGAAAAATATTCAATCGATTTCTGTTGCGGCGGCGGCAAATCGTTAAAAGAAGCTCTGGACGAAAAGAAAATCGACCGTAATTCTTTTCTTGAAGAACTGCAGAATCTTATAAACAGAAAGACAATACAGGAAGAAAATTTTAACGATTTCGACCTCGACACTCTTTGCGATTTTATAGTAGATAAACATCACGGTTATATACGCTCTTCTGTGCCCGAAATAAAGAATCTGATGCAAAAAGTAGTAAACGCTCATGGCGGTAAGTATGAATTCCTTGAAATTATTGACAACCTGTTTTCCGAATTGTCTAAGGAACTGAACAGTCATATCCTTAAAGAAGAACGCGTATTGTTCCCGCTTATACGATATTTGGTAAACACGCAAAGACTGGGCGAGAAGCCGAAAACAAGGGGGTACGGTACCGTAAAAAGCCCCGTCTCTCAAATGATTCGCGAGCACGACAATGCGGGCATCATGATTAAAAATATCGCCGCCGCTACGAATAGCTACAGCTTGCCCGAAGATGCGTGCGCTACCTTTTCTCTTCTTTACGAAAAATTAAAAGAATTTGAAAACGATCTACATCTTCATATTCATCTGGAGAATAATATTCTGTTTCCAAAAGCAATCGAACTGGAAAATTCATTAACAAATTAG
- a CDS encoding c-type cytochrome, with protein MKKTIVAFLTTVLIFTACSSEEGDKPSGRANEKLAAKFGLTVFEYENGIGPIKEKLNIPAEIDQIMAQSGKEIFDAKCTQCHKINERYTGPALGDVTKRRSPEYIMNMILNPTEMTQKHPEAKKLLGLYATQMTFQNVSKEDARKILEYLRSVSN; from the coding sequence ATGAAAAAAACGATAGTTGCTTTTTTGACGACGGTATTAATTTTTACGGCTTGCAGCTCGGAGGAAGGCGATAAACCGAGCGGCAGAGCAAACGAAAAATTGGCTGCAAAATTCGGATTAACTGTTTTTGAATACGAAAACGGCATCGGTCCGATTAAAGAAAAACTCAATATTCCCGCCGAGATTGATCAAATAATGGCGCAAAGCGGCAAAGAAATATTCGATGCAAAATGTACGCAGTGTCATAAGATCAATGAAAGATATACGGGACCGGCATTGGGCGACGTTACAAAAAGACGCTCTCCGGAATATATAATGAATATGATTCTTAATCCGACGGAAATGACCCAGAAACATCCCGAGGCTAAAAAGTTGCTCGGATTGTACGCAACGCAAATGACATTCCAGAATGTATCGAAAGAGGACGCCAGAAAAATTCTTGAATATCTACGCTCCGTTTCAAATTAA
- the nosZ gene encoding Sec-dependent nitrous-oxide reductase, translating to MGVIIVSAAFSGCAPSNEEGDFSGAASKVYVAPGKYDEFYAFMSGGFNGQLTVYGLPSGRLFKIISVFSQNPETGYGYSEETKPMLMTSYGFVPWDDAHHPELSQTDGVPDGRWIFINANNTTRVARIDLSTFETAEIIEIPNSAGNHGSPFVTENTEYVIASTRFSVPVPNRDVPIDSYKENFKGTLSFIKVDPEKGNMEIAFQILVPGFDYDLAHAGKGPSHGWAFFTSYNSEQANTLLEINASQNDKDFIAAVNWKLAEKYLAEGKAKKINTEYYRNYFDEDKQKAFSEKRSSVYVLNPKDCPGMIYYLPTPKSPHGVDVDPTGEYIVAGGKLATVIPVHSFSKMLKAIENKEFDGEIDGIPILKYDAVIAGEVENPGLGPLHTEFDGKGYAYTSAFISSEIVKWKLGTWEVVDRIPTYYSIGHLMIPGGDSKKPWGKYVVALNKITKDRYLPTGPELCQSAQLIDISGDKMQLLLDFPTIGEPHYAQGIPAEILMKRNKKFYELEKNSHPDKTASEKETRVERKGNEIHVYMTATRTHFKPDNIEGVKVGDRVYFHITNLEQDWDIPHGFAVKGLNNSELLIMPGQTKTIEWVPQKEGIYPFYCTDFCSALHQEMQGYVRVSSKNSNVELSFN from the coding sequence ATGGGAGTTATAATAGTATCCGCAGCCTTTTCGGGCTGTGCTCCTTCGAATGAGGAAGGCGATTTTTCCGGAGCGGCATCGAAAGTCTATGTTGCGCCTGGAAAATATGACGAATTTTATGCCTTCATGTCGGGCGGATTTAACGGACAATTGACTGTGTACGGATTGCCTTCGGGCAGACTCTTTAAGATTATAAGCGTCTTTTCTCAGAATCCCGAAACCGGTTACGGGTACTCGGAAGAAACAAAGCCGATGCTGATGACGTCGTACGGTTTCGTTCCGTGGGACGACGCTCACCATCCGGAATTGTCCCAAACCGACGGCGTTCCCGACGGCAGATGGATTTTCATAAATGCCAACAATACCACTCGTGTGGCAAGAATCGACCTTTCGACTTTCGAAACCGCCGAAATAATTGAAATCCCGAATTCGGCAGGCAATCACGGCTCTCCGTTCGTAACCGAAAATACGGAATATGTAATTGCTTCGACTCGTTTTAGCGTTCCTGTTCCGAATCGGGATGTGCCTATCGATTCGTATAAAGAAAATTTTAAGGGTACTCTCTCTTTTATAAAAGTAGACCCGGAAAAAGGCAACATGGAGATTGCTTTTCAGATACTCGTGCCGGGATTCGATTATGATTTAGCCCATGCGGGCAAAGGTCCTTCTCACGGATGGGCTTTTTTCACTTCGTATAACAGCGAGCAGGCAAATACTCTTCTTGAAATCAACGCTTCGCAAAACGACAAAGACTTTATTGCCGCAGTTAATTGGAAACTTGCGGAAAAATATCTGGCAGAAGGAAAAGCAAAAAAGATCAATACGGAATACTATCGTAATTATTTCGACGAAGACAAACAAAAAGCTTTTTCTGAGAAAAGATCGAGCGTTTATGTCCTCAATCCGAAAGACTGCCCCGGTATGATTTATTACCTGCCGACTCCCAAATCGCCTCACGGCGTGGATGTTGACCCGACGGGAGAATATATTGTCGCCGGCGGAAAACTTGCAACGGTCATTCCCGTCCACTCTTTCTCTAAAATGTTAAAAGCTATCGAAAATAAAGAATTCGACGGCGAAATCGACGGTATCCCGATACTTAAATACGATGCCGTAATTGCAGGCGAAGTGGAAAATCCCGGTCTCGGACCGCTTCATACGGAATTTGACGGCAAAGGTTATGCTTATACTTCGGCTTTTATTTCATCGGAAATCGTTAAATGGAAACTCGGCACCTGGGAAGTTGTCGACAGAATTCCTACTTACTATTCCATCGGTCACCTTATGATTCCTGGCGGCGACAGCAAGAAGCCGTGGGGTAAATACGTAGTTGCCCTGAATAAAATCACAAAAGACAGATACCTTCCGACAGGACCGGAATTATGTCAGTCGGCGCAACTGATCGATATTTCGGGCGATAAAATGCAGCTTTTGCTCGATTTCCCCACTATCGGCGAACCGCACTATGCACAGGGTATTCCAGCCGAAATTCTGATGAAGCGAAATAAGAAATTTTATGAACTTGAAAAAAATTCGCATCCGGATAAAACTGCGAGCGAAAAGGAAACCAGGGTCGAAAGAAAAGGCAATGAAATTCATGTTTATATGACTGCAACCCGCACTCACTTTAAGCCCGATAATATCGAAGGCGTCAAAGTAGGCGATAGAGTCTATTTCCACATCACCAATCTGGAGCAGGATTGGGACATACCGCACGGATTTGCAGTCAAAGGCTTAAACAATTCTGAGTTGCTTATTATGCCCGGACAAACGAAAACGATCGAATGGGTTCCTCAAAAGGAAGGAATTTATCCTTTCTACTGTACCGATTTCTGTTCCGCATTGCATCAGGAAATGCAAGGTTACGTTCGGGTTTCGTCTAAGAACAGCAATGTTGAATTGTCTTTTAATTAA
- a CDS encoding nitrous oxide reductase accessory protein NosL has product MLSKKSLLIVLFSSLLLLGTYFVPIWKIDLNAPQYPEGIGLRIWLNKITGVHEFDLDNINKLNHYIGMKTIEPDSIPELKIMPYIIAFFVIFGLTVFLLKRKRLIYVWCFLMIVILTIGLYDYYVWEYDYGHNLNPNAPIKVPGMTYQPPLLGTKQLLNMRTTSLPDIGSYLIGISLIGMVGVLIYEKKKKIKLLSVASLLLIAIGCSKSPQPIKYGAADCDYCNMTVTDPKFGSEMVTDKGKILFFDSIECLAAYELTNNPEAYSLWVSDYTNPGELMPADKAIFLLSDGIKSPMALGLAAFPDRNKSENARKTYNGKIISWEDVKKYVKREWNL; this is encoded by the coding sequence ATGTTATCTAAAAAATCATTGTTAATCGTACTCTTTTCTTCGTTATTGTTATTGGGAACTTATTTCGTGCCGATATGGAAAATCGATTTGAATGCGCCACAGTATCCGGAAGGAATCGGTCTCAGAATTTGGCTCAATAAAATTACCGGGGTTCACGAATTCGACCTCGATAATATCAATAAACTCAACCATTACATCGGTATGAAAACCATCGAGCCGGACTCGATACCGGAACTTAAAATAATGCCTTACATAATCGCTTTTTTCGTGATCTTCGGTTTGACTGTTTTTCTTCTTAAAAGAAAAAGATTAATCTATGTCTGGTGCTTTCTGATGATAGTTATTCTTACGATAGGTTTATACGATTATTACGTGTGGGAATACGATTACGGACATAACTTGAATCCTAACGCCCCGATTAAAGTTCCGGGTATGACATATCAACCCCCTTTGCTGGGCACGAAACAATTGCTGAATATGCGCACCACGTCGTTGCCCGATATCGGAAGTTATTTAATTGGTATATCGTTAATCGGAATGGTTGGAGTATTGATCTATGAAAAAAAGAAAAAAATTAAACTGCTGTCGGTTGCCTCTCTGCTTTTAATAGCTATCGGATGCAGTAAATCGCCTCAGCCGATTAAATACGGCGCCGCCGATTGCGACTATTGCAACATGACCGTTACCGACCCGAAATTCGGTTCGGAAATGGTTACCGATAAGGGCAAGATATTATTTTTCGACTCGATTGAATGTCTCGCCGCGTATGAATTGACGAACAATCCCGAGGCGTATTCTCTCTGGGTAAGCGATTATACAAATCCAGGAGAGCTGATGCCCGCCGATAAAGCGATTTTTTTGTTAAGCGACGGGATAAAAAGCCCGATGGCCTTGGGACTAGCAGCGTTTCCCGATCGGAACAAATCGGAAAATGCGCGCAAAACTTATAATGGGAAAATTATTTCTTGGGAAGACGTGAAAAAATATGTTAAGCGCGAATGGAATTTATAA
- the nosD gene encoding nitrous oxide reductase family maturation protein NosD: protein MLSANGIYKILFIIVFFQICCPLYGRTYTVGKNRDFNKISDAVHYARDNDTLLIEAGYYAEGAIVVDKKLTLLGIGYPIISGENKYEILRIVASGVTVKNILFKNAGVSFIDDNSAVRLDSVSNCVIENNKFYDNFFAIYLAQSRDCIIRNNVIKAANKKQTTSANGIHLWYCKNIVVDHNLIEGHRDGIYFEFVVKSVIENNTSRNNLRYGLHFMFSDSCIYTDNNFINNKAGVAVMFTRNVEMKRNNFENNWGAASYGLLLKEIYDSIIEDNTFKKNTCGIYYESCGRVKTANNLFLNNGWAIRLMANSMDNVFTKNKFIDNTFDVATNSSRNFNTFEYNYWNKYDGYDLDRDGLGDVPYRPVNLFSYLVVKNPPLLILLRSLFIELLNYSERIMPVITPSELTDNKPLMNKDYDTVK, encoded by the coding sequence ATGTTAAGCGCGAATGGAATTTATAAAATACTTTTTATAATTGTTTTTTTTCAAATCTGTTGCCCGCTCTACGGAAGAACTTATACCGTAGGTAAAAACCGGGATTTCAATAAAATTTCGGACGCCGTGCATTATGCGCGGGACAACGATACGTTGCTTATCGAAGCGGGATATTATGCGGAAGGCGCTATCGTCGTCGATAAAAAACTGACTCTGCTGGGAATCGGTTATCCGATAATTTCGGGCGAGAATAAATATGAAATATTAAGAATTGTCGCTTCCGGCGTTACGGTCAAAAATATTCTGTTCAAGAATGCGGGCGTCAGTTTTATCGACGATAATTCGGCCGTAAGACTCGACAGCGTTTCGAATTGCGTTATAGAAAACAATAAGTTTTATGATAATTTCTTCGCAATTTATCTGGCGCAGTCGCGCGACTGCATAATAAGGAATAACGTTATCAAAGCCGCCAATAAAAAACAAACTACATCTGCAAACGGAATTCATCTGTGGTACTGTAAGAATATAGTCGTAGACCATAATCTGATCGAAGGACACAGGGACGGAATATATTTCGAGTTTGTGGTTAAAAGCGTTATCGAAAACAATACAAGCCGTAATAACCTCAGGTACGGGCTCCATTTTATGTTTTCCGACAGTTGTATATATACGGATAATAATTTCATCAATAACAAAGCCGGCGTAGCCGTAATGTTTACTCGAAATGTCGAAATGAAACGCAATAATTTCGAAAACAATTGGGGCGCAGCTTCCTACGGCTTGCTCCTGAAAGAAATTTACGACAGTATAATAGAAGACAACACGTTTAAAAAAAATACATGCGGAATTTATTACGAATCGTGCGGCAGAGTAAAAACCGCGAACAATCTCTTTTTGAACAACGGTTGGGCTATCAGACTTATGGCCAATTCAATGGATAACGTGTTTACCAAAAATAAATTTATCGACAATACTTTCGACGTTGCAACCAACAGTTCGCGAAATTTTAATACGTTTGAATATAACTACTGGAATAAATACGACGGTTATGATCTTGACAGAGACGGATTGGGCGATGTGCCTTATCGACCGGTAAATCTGTTTTCGTATCTCGTCGTAAAAAATCCGCCCCTTCTAATTTTACTGAGAAGTCTGTTTATCGAACTTCTCAATTATTCCGAACGAATTATGCCGGTTATTACTCCTTCGGAGCTAACGGACAATAAACCATTAATGAATAAAGACTATGATACAGTTAAATAA
- a CDS encoding ABC transporter ATP-binding protein: MIQLNKVTKRYGRVAALKEVSLHIGKGSVTYLVGPNAAGKSTLIKILLGLVRPSGGSISIAGIELNGSYDYKKMIGYMPQIASFPDNLNVGEIFDMLKEIRNEKELTDTELIEKFGIEKDFNKKLKHLSGGTKQKVNAALAFAFDPEILILDEPTAGLDPYASSILKQKIKDENGKGKTVVFTSHILKDLEELASNIVFLLNGAVVYSGNISELAVDNKNNKEEAVIKLMKDFVYENDYENN; the protein is encoded by the coding sequence ATGATACAGTTAAATAAAGTAACCAAAAGATACGGTCGGGTAGCGGCGTTGAAAGAAGTGTCTTTGCATATCGGGAAAGGAAGCGTTACGTATCTCGTAGGACCGAACGCTGCAGGCAAATCCACGCTCATAAAAATACTGCTCGGTCTCGTAAGGCCGAGCGGGGGAAGTATATCGATAGCGGGCATAGAATTAAACGGCTCATACGATTATAAAAAAATGATCGGTTATATGCCGCAAATAGCAAGTTTTCCGGACAATCTCAATGTGGGCGAAATTTTCGATATGCTTAAGGAAATAAGGAACGAAAAAGAACTGACCGACACGGAGTTGATCGAAAAATTTGGCATTGAAAAAGATTTTAACAAAAAATTGAAACACCTCTCCGGCGGAACAAAACAAAAGGTAAACGCCGCTCTCGCTTTTGCTTTCGATCCGGAAATCCTTATTCTGGACGAGCCGACGGCCGGACTCGACCCCTACGCAAGCTCGATTCTGAAACAAAAAATAAAAGACGAAAACGGGAAAGGAAAAACCGTCGTCTTTACTTCACATATTTTGAAAGACCTGGAAGAACTTGCAAGTAATATCGTCTTTTTGCTCAACGGCGCCGTCGTTTATTCGGGTAATATATCGGAATTGGCGGTTGACAATAAAAACAACAAGGAAGAAGCCGTCATTAAGTTAATGAAGGATTTTGTTTATGAAAACGACTATGAAAATAATTAA
- a CDS encoding ABC transporter permease, translating to MKTTMKIIKYQFNDILRSRWTIVYTLFFLAITYSILSMSGNITKSIISLMNIFLFVVPLVSIIFGTVYLYNNREYIIFMIAQPINKDALYAGLYAGVSVSQIISLLVGAGIPLAFNYPTISGSVVDLMILFGSGIFGILIFTSIAFAITIINDNRLFGFGMSIFLWLVFTIIYDGLILLLLFFMRDYPTEKLALVLSFINPIDLGRMLIVLRMDISALMGYTGAVFNEFFGSNAGMVASFIALSIWAVVPYYLGLIKFRRKDF from the coding sequence ATGAAAACGACTATGAAAATAATTAAATATCAGTTTAACGATATTTTAAGAAGCAGATGGACAATTGTTTATACTCTTTTCTTTCTCGCTATAACCTATTCGATTTTATCGATGAGCGGCAATATTACAAAATCGATAATCAGCTTAATGAATATTTTCCTGTTCGTTGTGCCTCTGGTCTCGATAATATTCGGAACGGTTTATCTCTACAATAACAGAGAATATATTATTTTTATGATTGCGCAGCCGATTAATAAAGACGCCCTTTACGCGGGATTATATGCGGGGGTTTCCGTTTCTCAAATTATAAGTCTTTTGGTCGGAGCGGGTATTCCGCTTGCTTTTAATTACCCCACGATTTCAGGTTCTGTGGTCGATTTGATGATTCTTTTCGGCAGCGGGATATTCGGCATACTTATTTTCACATCAATTGCATTTGCAATTACAATTATTAACGACAACAGACTCTTCGGTTTCGGAATGTCAATCTTTCTCTGGCTTGTTTTTACCATAATATACGACGGACTGATACTTTTGCTGCTCTTTTTTATGCGCGACTACCCGACCGAAAAACTTGCCCTTGTACTCAGCTTTATTAATCCGATCGATCTCGGGAGGATGCTGATTGTGCTCAGAATGGATATCTCGGCGTTGATGGGTTATACCGGGGCGGTTTTCAATGAATTTTTCGGAAGCAATGCCGGCATGGTTGCTTCGTTTATTGCGCTTTCGATCTGGGCGGTCGTTCCTTATTATCTCGGACTTATTAAATTCCGCAGAAAGGATTTTTAA
- a CDS encoding ATP-binding protein, translated as MTREIITIDEELCDGCGQCVPECREGALQIINGKARLISDLFCDGLGACIGNCPTGALKIEKREAEPYDEKKVMEYIVKGGSEVIEAHLRHLKEHNQLDYLTIAVEYLTENGIPIPNISSENKNGDSEQMEFVQWPIQLHLISPLAPHFYEADLLIAADCCGFVSPEFRSEFLPNKRLAIACPKLDTNKQIYFEKLITMIDRSLIKSITVLIMEVPCCGGLLKLAEQAIELSSRRIPLEAVVIGIDGKILDKMKVIGGEEL; from the coding sequence ATGACAAGAGAAATAATAACAATAGACGAAGAACTTTGCGACGGCTGCGGGCAGTGCGTGCCGGAGTGTCGCGAAGGCGCTCTTCAAATAATTAATGGAAAAGCAAGGCTGATAAGCGACTTGTTTTGCGACGGTCTGGGCGCATGCATCGGCAATTGTCCTACAGGAGCGCTTAAAATAGAAAAAAGAGAAGCCGAACCGTACGACGAAAAAAAAGTGATGGAATATATCGTTAAAGGCGGATCGGAAGTGATAGAAGCTCATCTGAGGCACCTGAAAGAGCATAATCAGCTCGATTATCTTACCATCGCGGTCGAGTATTTAACTGAAAACGGAATTCCCATTCCGAATATATCTTCCGAAAATAAAAACGGCGACTCCGAACAAATGGAATTTGTTCAATGGCCGATCCAGCTTCACCTTATTTCGCCCCTGGCTCCTCATTTTTACGAGGCAGATTTGCTGATTGCCGCTGATTGCTGCGGTTTTGTATCCCCGGAGTTCCGCAGCGAATTTCTTCCCAATAAAAGGCTTGCCATTGCCTGCCCAAAACTCGATACGAATAAACAAATCTATTTTGAAAAATTAATTACGATGATCGACCGATCGTTAATTAAATCGATAACCGTTTTGATTATGGAAGTGCCGTGCTGCGGCGGATTGCTGAAATTGGCCGAACAGGCTATTGAACTGTCGAGTCGTAGAATTCCGCTTGAAGCCGTTGTAATCGGAATTGACGGAAAAATACTGGACAAAATGAAGGTAATCGGAGGAGAAGAATTATGA
- a CDS encoding DUF438 domain-containing protein encodes MSELINNSRNRIDELKSLIKKIHEGVSPEETKSKLIEKLGAVPYGEVVQAEEELINEGLDREEILKFCDLHTQALKGNLDSEFSKPIPPNHPVDIFIKENREIEKVIDDIKHIFHEVKKRPGAQDSNDLLKALHEKFNLLMDIEKHYLKKENLLFPYLEKHEVTGPPMVMWGKHDEVRSFLKSCFPLFENNPDATAEVVNGFIELMFEPTVKAIEEMIYKEEKILFPMCIDLLNEIEWYEIASQFDEVGYCLYSPEGKWEPGFEVDNQKVGESDKVKFENGSLSQEELEGILNTIPVDITFVDKDDKVKFFSHGGNRIFQRPKAVLGRQVQYCHPPSSVHIVNQILEDFKSGKQSSAKFWINFQGMYVHIAYYAVRNSEGEYLGALEVTQDINEYKKLEGERRILQYDN; translated from the coding sequence ATGAGCGAACTGATTAATAACAGCAGAAACAGAATAGACGAGCTGAAATCTCTTATTAAAAAAATTCACGAAGGCGTTTCGCCCGAAGAAACAAAAAGCAAGCTGATCGAAAAACTCGGCGCGGTGCCTTACGGCGAAGTCGTTCAGGCAGAAGAAGAGCTGATTAACGAAGGGCTCGATCGGGAGGAAATACTCAAATTTTGCGACCTTCATACGCAGGCGCTCAAAGGAAATCTCGATTCGGAATTTTCCAAACCGATTCCTCCCAACCACCCCGTTGATATATTTATTAAAGAAAACAGAGAAATAGAAAAAGTTATAGACGACATAAAACATATTTTTCACGAAGTCAAAAAAAGACCGGGCGCTCAGGACTCGAACGACTTGCTTAAGGCTCTGCACGAAAAATTTAATCTGTTGATGGATATCGAAAAGCATTATCTCAAAAAAGAAAATCTTCTCTTTCCGTATTTGGAAAAACACGAAGTAACAGGTCCTCCGATGGTTATGTGGGGAAAACACGACGAAGTAAGATCTTTCTTAAAATCGTGCTTTCCCCTTTTTGAAAACAATCCGGATGCAACTGCCGAGGTGGTAAACGGATTTATAGAATTGATGTTCGAGCCGACTGTCAAAGCCATCGAAGAAATGATTTATAAGGAAGAAAAAATTCTTTTCCCGATGTGTATCGATTTGCTGAACGAGATCGAATGGTACGAAATAGCCTCTCAATTCGACGAGGTAGGATATTGTCTTTATTCTCCCGAAGGTAAATGGGAGCCCGGATTTGAAGTTGATAATCAGAAAGTAGGAGAGAGCGATAAAGTGAAATTCGAAAACGGCTCGCTCAGCCAGGAAGAACTTGAAGGAATTTTAAATACGATTCCGGTCGACATTACATTCGTCGACAAAGACGACAAAGTCAAATTTTTCTCGCACGGCGGCAATCGTATTTTTCAGCGACCAAAAGCCGTTCTGGGACGCCAGGTTCAATACTGCCATCCGCCTTCGAGCGTTCACATCGTCAATCAAATTCTCGAAGACTTCAAATCGGGCAAGCAAAGTTCGGCAAAATTCTGGATTAATTTCCAGGGCATGTATGTTCATATTGCATACTATGCCGTAAGAAATT